From the Amia ocellicauda isolate fAmiCal2 chromosome 21, fAmiCal2.hap1, whole genome shotgun sequence genome, one window contains:
- the LOC136716881 gene encoding leucine-rich repeat transmembrane protein FLRT2 has product MELQTRLWNKDWATFLKSWITILLGLHVQFYGAAACPEECRCDKTFVYCNERSLTSVPLGIQEGYKTLYLHNNQINNAGFPVELHNLVSVKTVFLYGNQLDEFPLNLPKNVRVLHLQENNIQTISRAALAQLSKLEELHLDDNSISTVGIEEAAFREAVSLKLLFLSKNHLSSVPIGLPLDLKELRLDENRIAVIAEQAFKNVTQLERLILDGNLLTNEGIARGTFKDLVNLKELSMSRNSLTVPPPDLPGEFLVKLSLQDNQMNEIPVTAFSNLRQLEKLDISNNHLQSLTQGVFDGLISLRQLTVRSNMWYCDCNIKWVTEWLKSLPATLNVRGFMCHKPDIVRGMVIRELNLNLIICPNSTAPAPRYTQPPTEALPSTIPARPTTATSDSSISDLTSPTPPSPPFPLPTAEGQPPQDPLQISFSFVNDTCIQVSWMSVFSVTAYKVSWVKMGHSLTGDIVQERMVSGERQRLSLVNLEPKSTYRICIIPLDAFNNYRPGDDTICSEATTKSTSFNSNNKASGPEQATQQNPSSPFLLAGLIGGAVIVVLVVLLSIFCWHMHKKGRYSSSKWKYNRGRRKDDYCEAGTKKDNSILEMTETSFQIVSLNNEQLLKGDFRIQPIYTPNGDLGFRDCHIGNNSLSYCKSNAPDVDSCHT; this is encoded by the coding sequence ATGGAGTTACAGACACGCCTCTGGAATAAGGACTGGGCGACTTTCTTAAAATCCTGGATCACCATACTGCTGGGTCTCCACGTACAATTTTACGGGGCCGCCGCATGTCCCGAGGAGTGCCGCTGCGACAAAACTTTCGTTTATTGTAACGAACGGAGTCTGACATCAGTGCCTCTGGGAATACAGGAGGGTTACAAGACGCTCTACCTCCACAACAACCAAATCAACAATGCTGGATTCCCCGTGGAGCTGCACAACCTCGTCTCAGTGAAAACAGTGTTCTTATACGGCAACCAGCTGGACGAGTTTCCCCTGAACCTCCCCAAAAATGTGCGGGTCCTCCACCTGCAGGAGAATAATATTCAGACTATTTCCAGGGCGGCTCTGGCCCAGCTGTCCAAACTGGAAGAGCTGCATCTGGACGATAACTCCATCTCCACTGTTGGGATTGAGGAAGCTGCCTTCCGGGAAGCCGTTAGCCTTAAGCTCTTATTTTTATCGAAAAACCACTTAAGCAGCGTGCCAATTGGGCTGCCTCTGGACTTGAAAGAGCTCCGGCTTGATGAGAACCGAATTGCTGTCATTGCTGAGCAGGCGTTCAAGAATGTCACACAGCTCGAACGCTTAATTCTGGATGGAAATCTCTTGACTAACGAAGGAATAGCCAGGGGAACCTTTAAGGATCTGGTAAACCTCAAAGAGTTGTCTATGTCACGAAACTCCCTCACTGTTCCTCCGCCTGACCTCCCTGGTGAGTTTTTAGTGAAACTCAGCTTGCAGGATAATCAAATGAATGAGATCCCTGTGACAGCCTTTTCTAACCTACGCCAGCTTGAGAAATTGGATATTTCAAACAACCATCTGCAGTCACTGACACAGGGGGTCTTTGATGGCCTTATAAGCCTGAGACAGCTCACTGTTCGGAGCAACATGTGGTATTGTGACTGTAACATTAAATGGGTAACAGAGTGGTTGAAATCTCTGCCAGCAACTCTTAATGTACGTGGATTTATGTGCCATAAGCCTGATATAGTACGAGGCATGGTAATCAGAGAGCTAAATCTGAATCTGATCATTTGCCCCAATAGCACAGCACCTGCCCCACGATATACGCAACCACCCACAGAGGCCCTGCCGTCTACAATCCCAGCAAGGCCAACAACAGCCACATCAGATTCAtccatttcagatttgacttcacCTACACCACCATCCCCTCCGTTTCCTCTGCCTACAGCCGAGGGGCAACCTCCCCAGGACCCTCTTCAGATCTCTTTTAGTTTCGTAAACGACACCTGCATTCAAGTCAGCTGGATGTCTGTCTTTTCAGTAACGGCGTACAAAGTCTCTTGGGTTAAAATGGGCCACAGCTTGACGGGAGATATTGTGCAAGAAAGGATGGTCAGTGGAGAACGACAGAGACTCAGTCTGGTGAACTTGGAACCCAAATCCACTTATCGTATTTGTATAATCCCTTTAGATGCTTTCAATAACTACCGCCCAGGAGATGATACTATATGTTCAGAGGCTACAACCAAGTCTACATCTTTTAACTCTAATAATAAGGCCTCTGGCCCAGAACAGGCCACTCAACAGAATCCAAGCTCACCTTTTCTCCTCGCTGGCTTGATAGGAGGGGCTGTGATTGTTGTCCTGGTGGTTTTGCTCAGCATATTTTGCTGGCACATGCACAAGAAAGGAAGGTATTCCTCCTCCAAATGGAAATACAACCGAGGAAGAAGAAAAGATGATTACTGTGAAGCAGGGACTAAAAAGGATAATTCCATTCTGGAAATGACTGAAACCAGCTTTCAGATAGTCTCCTTAAATAATGAACAGCTTCTCAAAGGAGATTTCCGGATACAACCAATATACACCCCGAACGGGGACCTTGGCTTCAGAGACTGCCACATAGGTAATAATAGCTTATCATACTGTAAGAGCAATGCTCCAGATGTGGACTCCTGCCATACATGA